Proteins encoded within one genomic window of Rhododendron vialii isolate Sample 1 chromosome 1a, ASM3025357v1:
- the LOC131312652 gene encoding uncharacterized protein LOC131312652 isoform X1, producing the protein MTRIAGRFPLFNATPPSSPVALKFGFAHLRQRSRRFGVGFPKMTTGSLEKCVVCSETSTTNSGVIRPATEPNSEEAVGAVKAGKVIAVPTDTLYGFACDACSMEAVSRIYEIKGRKHTSPLAICVGEVSDINRFAITDHLPHGLLHCLLPGPVTVVLRRGEASMLEKSLNPGLDSIGVRVPDCNFIRTIARASGSALALTSANLSGKPSSVCIKDFENLWEHCAHVYDGGVLPSGRAGSTVVELIEPGKYKILREGSAKEETIAILERHSLLENVGMTS; encoded by the exons ATGACCAGAATCGCGGGGAGATTCCCTCTCTTCAACGCCACTCCACCTTCCTCCCCAG TTGCGCTGAAGTTTGGGTTTGCACACTTGCGGCAACGGAGTAGGAGATTTGGAGTGGGATTTCCGAAGATGACGACTGGGAGTTTGGAGAAATGCGTTGTATGCTCGGAAACTAGTACTACTAATTCGGGCGTGATTCGGCCCGCTACGGAACCTAATTCGGAAGAGGCAGTTGGAGCTGTGAAAGCTGGGAAGGTCATTGCAGTTCCCACGGACACACTATACGGCTTCGCTTGTGATGCTTG CTCGATGGAAGCAGTTAGTAGGATTTACGAGATCAAAGGGCGTAAACATACAAGTCCTCTCGCAATTTGTGTTGGGGAGGTATCAGACATAAATCGGTTTGCTATAACGGATCATTTGCCTCACGGATTGCTTCACTGTCTTCTTCCCGGACCAGTAACTGTGGTGCTTAGGCGAG GGGAGGCAAGTATGCTAGAGAAGTCTTTAAACCCTGGATTGGATAGTATTGGAGTTCGAGTACCTGATTGTAACTTTATAAGGACCATTGCACGTGCTTCTGGAAGTGCTCTGGCCCTTACCAGTGCAAACTTAAGTGGGAAGCCCAGTAGTGTATGCattaaagattttgaaaacctCTGGGAACACTGTGCACATGTTTATGATGGTGGTGTACTTCCATCAGGGCGTGCAGGATCAACAGTGGTGGAACTTATCGAGCCgggaaagtacaagattcttagAGAGGGGAG tGCAAAGGAAGAGACCATTGCAATTCTTGAGAGGCACTCTCTACTCGAAAATGTTGGAATGACTTCATAG
- the LOC131312652 gene encoding uncharacterized protein LOC131312652 isoform X2, with amino-acid sequence MTTGSLEKCVVCSETSTTNSGVIRPATEPNSEEAVGAVKAGKVIAVPTDTLYGFACDACSMEAVSRIYEIKGRKHTSPLAICVGEVSDINRFAITDHLPHGLLHCLLPGPVTVVLRRGEASMLEKSLNPGLDSIGVRVPDCNFIRTIARASGSALALTSANLSGKPSSVCIKDFENLWEHCAHVYDGGVLPSGRAGSTVVELIEPGKYKILREGSAKEETIAILERHSLLENVGMTS; translated from the exons ATGACGACTGGGAGTTTGGAGAAATGCGTTGTATGCTCGGAAACTAGTACTACTAATTCGGGCGTGATTCGGCCCGCTACGGAACCTAATTCGGAAGAGGCAGTTGGAGCTGTGAAAGCTGGGAAGGTCATTGCAGTTCCCACGGACACACTATACGGCTTCGCTTGTGATGCTTG CTCGATGGAAGCAGTTAGTAGGATTTACGAGATCAAAGGGCGTAAACATACAAGTCCTCTCGCAATTTGTGTTGGGGAGGTATCAGACATAAATCGGTTTGCTATAACGGATCATTTGCCTCACGGATTGCTTCACTGTCTTCTTCCCGGACCAGTAACTGTGGTGCTTAGGCGAG GGGAGGCAAGTATGCTAGAGAAGTCTTTAAACCCTGGATTGGATAGTATTGGAGTTCGAGTACCTGATTGTAACTTTATAAGGACCATTGCACGTGCTTCTGGAAGTGCTCTGGCCCTTACCAGTGCAAACTTAAGTGGGAAGCCCAGTAGTGTATGCattaaagattttgaaaacctCTGGGAACACTGTGCACATGTTTATGATGGTGGTGTACTTCCATCAGGGCGTGCAGGATCAACAGTGGTGGAACTTATCGAGCCgggaaagtacaagattcttagAGAGGGGAG tGCAAAGGAAGAGACCATTGCAATTCTTGAGAGGCACTCTCTACTCGAAAATGTTGGAATGACTTCATAG